In a single window of the Bradyrhizobium sp. ORS 285 genome:
- a CDS encoding HigA family addiction module antitoxin → MSKSSTTTARSNLLHNPHPGEILLEEFLKPMGLSQNALARAVHVPPRRINEIVLGKRDITADTDLRLARYFRVSEGFFLGLQMDYDLMQRRREIAPDLKAIRPRAA, encoded by the coding sequence ATGTCGAAATCGTCGACTACCACCGCTAGAAGCAACCTGCTGCACAATCCCCATCCCGGGGAAATCCTGCTGGAGGAGTTCCTCAAGCCGATGGGACTGAGCCAAAATGCGCTGGCCCGCGCCGTTCATGTACCGCCGCGCCGGATCAACGAGATCGTGCTCGGCAAGCGCGACATCACCGCGGACACCGACCTGCGCCTCGCCCGCTATTTTCGTGTCTCCGAAGGCTTCTTCCTCGGTCTTCAGATGGACTATGACCTCATGCAGCGGCGGCGCGAGATTGCCCCCGACCTGAAAGCGATCCGTCCGCGCGCCGCGTGA
- a CDS encoding type II toxin-antitoxin system RelE/ParE family toxin, translating into MIQSFADRETELIWTGRRSRRLPSDIQDVALRKLRLLNQARVLDDLRVPPGNRLEALRADRAGQHSIRINDQWRICFVWEDRGPAHVEIVDYHR; encoded by the coding sequence ATGATCCAGAGCTTCGCGGATCGGGAAACGGAGCTGATATGGACCGGCCGGCGGAGCCGAAGATTGCCGTCGGACATTCAGGATGTCGCACTTCGCAAACTTCGTCTTCTGAATCAGGCCCGGGTTCTTGACGATCTCCGGGTGCCGCCCGGGAACCGGCTCGAGGCTTTGAGGGCTGACCGCGCCGGGCAACATTCGATCAGGATCAACGATCAATGGCGAATTTGCTTCGTCTGGGAGGATAGAGGACCTGCGCATGTCGAAATCGTCGACTACCACCGCTAG
- the mutY gene encoding A/G-specific adenine glycosylase — MANPKASRNHQPDAGSAERPAQLLAWYDRHRRRLPWRAPAGQRSDPYRVWLSEIMLQQTTVKAVGPYFEKFLARWPDVSALGSADLEDVLRMWAGLGYYSRARNLHACAVTVLQEHGGVFPDTEEGLRKLPGIGPYTAAAIAAIAFDRRTMPVDGNIERVTSRLFRIEEALPQAKPQIQALAATLLGPSRAGDSAQALMDLGATICTPKKPACSLCPLNEDCAARQHGDQETFPRKAAKKTGTLRRGAAFVVVRGDELLVRSRPAKGLLGGMTEVPGSEWLAGQDDADALAQAPELSGVKRWHRKLGVVTHVFTHFPLELVVYTAKVLARTCAPDGMRWVPIATLDGEALPNVMRKVVAHGLGE; from the coding sequence GTGGCTAATCCCAAGGCTTCTCGAAATCACCAGCCCGACGCCGGCTCTGCCGAGCGCCCGGCGCAACTGCTCGCGTGGTACGACCGCCACCGGCGGCGGCTGCCGTGGCGGGCGCCGGCCGGACAGCGCTCCGATCCGTATCGGGTGTGGCTGTCGGAGATCATGCTGCAGCAGACGACGGTGAAGGCGGTCGGGCCGTATTTCGAGAAATTCCTGGCGCGCTGGCCGGATGTGTCGGCGCTCGGCAGCGCCGATCTCGAGGATGTGCTGCGGATGTGGGCCGGGCTCGGCTACTACTCGCGGGCGCGCAACCTGCACGCCTGCGCGGTGACTGTGCTGCAGGAACACGGCGGCGTCTTCCCGGACACCGAGGAGGGGCTGCGCAAGCTGCCCGGCATCGGCCCGTACACGGCAGCAGCAATCGCTGCGATCGCGTTCGATCGCCGGACCATGCCGGTCGACGGCAACATCGAGCGCGTCACGTCGCGGCTGTTTCGGATCGAGGAGGCGCTGCCGCAGGCCAAGCCGCAGATCCAGGCGCTCGCTGCGACCTTGCTCGGCCCGTCCCGCGCCGGCGACAGCGCCCAGGCGCTGATGGACCTCGGCGCCACCATCTGCACCCCGAAGAAGCCGGCGTGCTCGCTGTGCCCGCTGAACGAGGATTGCGCGGCGCGCCAGCACGGCGACCAGGAGACGTTCCCGCGCAAGGCCGCCAAGAAGACCGGCACGCTCCGTCGCGGTGCGGCGTTCGTCGTTGTCCGCGGTGACGAACTGCTGGTCCGCTCGCGTCCCGCCAAAGGCCTGCTTGGCGGCATGACCGAGGTGCCCGGCTCGGAATGGCTTGCCGGTCAGGACGATGCGGATGCGCTGGCGCAGGCTCCGGAGCTTTCGGGCGTGAAACGCTGGCACCGCAAGCTCGGCGTCGTCACCCATGTCTTCACGCATTTCCCGCTGGAGCTCGTAGTCTACACCGCGAAGGTCTTGGCCCGCACCTGCGCACCGGACGGCATGCGCTGGGTCCCGATCGCGACGCTCGACGGCGAGGCGCTGCCCAACGTGATGCGCAAGGTCGTCGCGCACGGGCTGGGGGAGTAA
- a CDS encoding DUF2798 domain-containing protein, with protein sequence MTSSDRPRSRGKLPARYAAVIMPLTLSLLMTFVVSAISTLKSLGPTPAFIATWPAAWAISWVVAFPTLLAVLPLVRRIVALVVEAPRPN encoded by the coding sequence ATGACATCATCTGATCGACCGCGCTCGCGCGGAAAACTGCCGGCGCGCTATGCGGCCGTCATCATGCCGCTGACACTCTCGCTGCTGATGACGTTCGTCGTGTCCGCGATCTCGACGCTGAAAAGTCTCGGGCCGACGCCGGCGTTCATTGCGACCTGGCCTGCGGCGTGGGCCATCTCCTGGGTGGTCGCGTTCCCCACCCTGCTTGCGGTGCTGCCGCTGGTGCGGCGGATCGTGGCGCTCGTGGTGGAGGCGCCCAGGCCGAACTAA